Part of the Branchiostoma floridae strain S238N-H82 chromosome 11, Bfl_VNyyK, whole genome shotgun sequence genome, ATGACGATCATCATGAAAACTCGTCGCTTACAAATCCCAACGATTGGGCACGGATCGGGACACCCTCCCCTATAGTTTACCGGATCGTCCCATGTATGTCAcatgaaccaagatggcggcttcccATCTGAGTGGAGGCCGAGTGAACCTCGCGATTCTGAGAGAAGCAGCACGAAAAGAACTGCTTGAATGTCTGGACAAATGTGACGGAACAAAGGTTAGACATTATGTGCAGCTCCTGTATGTTTTGACTGTCATTATCTTCTCGCTGTGTTGACTTTAATATGTGATAAtgtctgtggggaggggggcaaaattataattgtaacgttacacggaAGCGCTTTTAAATTTTTCATCGCAAATATAACTTGGTAGTTGGTAGTTGGTACGTGTAATCAATTTGTTGAAAAGTGTGCAcaagcactcggtttccagtgctgacaggacattttccagtgctgaacctgcctcagcactggaagcccggTGCTGAGCCGGCCTCAGCTCCGACCACTttagcactggtgttccagtgctgagagaggaGACCGCTACTTTTGGATATTTGCgtctttgttgtttatttgcCTCTTTCCTACTGTTAGGCCGTGGTGTGGGATGAACAACTAACTGGACCATTTGGGCTGATTGCTGAATATTCACTGCTGAAGGTTCGTATAAATGATAACTTGTATGCACATATCATACaccatgtacaagtacaatataTGTCTGCATAACATTGTATACATAGTAGTGTCAAACATTGTATACTTCAGGCAAATACTAAGGCTAAGATGACGCGGATATTTTCTAAGTCTTGTGTAACATCGTAGCACAACGTGAATTTcgtaactgttttgtatattttatggacaaacttctaaatcgtagcgtagaataatattgataaaataAGTTGTGTATATATGCAGCTCAGCTCGTAAcgaatttgtgttgtttacGTCAGCATGCTTTCACTGTagtttgtaaaagaaatgacgacaaactttccatttaaatatatgttttatttcttgaagaacgACGAACTTCTTGTTCCTGTGTGAATTACTTGTGTAATGTGTGCACGTTTTTGTAAAGGATAAGAGTTATATATAGATCGCGACCATATATAACAAAACCAGAAATCGGTGCCGCGACATTAGAGGAGGGGGGTGTATTCGCGTAATGAAAAAGTCGCGTAATGAAAATTTAGCGCTCGACTAGTGGGCGCTAAAAATGCTAAAATTAAGTTACCGCtataaaatcaagaattacagtattatactatttcaatatcattatgtaagcTTTAGTTGGAAGAAGAATGTTGGAGCTTTAGTTTGACATTGCCTTTTTGCTTATGATTAGCTATGACACATAACAGGTTAGTAATTTCTCTAGTACAATGAGCtgtatctacatctacatctacatggtgGCACCCCCAAATGGCCCTGTCTTTCTGGTCATGACTGGCCTTGGtggctcttcagtgagctaaactggccAGAGACAACTTTCACTACCTACAGTTTCACTTTCTGCTCCCTCTTCTCCCAGGAACATGAAGTTGACAAGATGTTCCAGCTGCGTCCTGGCCGCATGCCTGCAGCAAACGTCAACAACATCATCTTCCTGTGTCGGCCCAAACTGGCACTCATGGAGATCGTGGCACAGAACATACTCAAGTAAGGAACAGGAGTCTCTTTGTTCATCTATACaatagattactgtaaatgcatttaagttcgtggggatttaattttgcggtagcgggaaaggggactttttgcagtggatttaagttcgcggtaacaccatagactgcagtctaataccataatagaaagatgttcgcggtggttttaagttcgcggtgaagtggtcactgcgaaaaccgcgaacattaatccactgcgaacatttctgcattcacagtatttaGCCAATGCAAATCTATTTTCTTGGCTCTCAGACTTCTAAATAGAAATTAAGAGATCACTCATAATGAGAGTAAAAGGTAGGTCGAAGATTCACTCTATTGAACAGTTTACAGATTTTGTCTCAGACTCATTTTATGTTGATATTCGAGTTAAGTATAACATTCAAATTACACAGTGTCTCTCCAAATACGCATAAGATGCCAGTACCATAATTCATgatgaaatatgaataattgtgttttttttttttcatatctgtacATCCTCAGAGAGGAGGAGACTGGGGGATCTCGTAAGGAGTTCCACATCTTCTTTGTTCCAAGGAAGAGCCTGCTTTGTGAGCAGAAACTCAAGGTACAGGAAGTACATGTCTTACAATTCAGCcaggataccagaccccaatCCGATCTCAATAGTATCTAGGGTGGGTCAAACTCAGGGGGCCTGCtgtatgattttttaaaggCACGTTTGCCCTAGAGCCATTGAGTTGGGCTGTATAGGGCCTGGatacagtctggcatccaggatAAGATCACTTtaatttactttttttaatctttgtttgATGTATGTACCAAACATGATGAAAAAGGAAGCATCATGTTTGGGACatgtaagatttaaaaaatctaacCATACCATATGTTGTTCCTGTTCCAATAGGAGCTGGGTGTGTATGGAACCTTCAGTAATGTGGATGAGTACACTCTGGATCTCATCCCGTTTGACAGTGACTTACTCTCCATGGAGATAGATTCTACCTTCAGAGTGAGTCCTCTGTTataaatgttattttgtttgtgtaatATGCTTACCCATTCTCGATTTAAAAAGATGATATATTTCAATCTTTAAAGAATGTATTACTTATTCCTCTTCATTCAACAGAACTGTCACCTTGAGCATGACATGTCCATGAATAACTTCTCATTGTGCAGTAGAAGAGGAAAAGTGGTTTTCACAGTGTCCAAATTTTGCAGTTGAATGAAGTCTGTACAACACAGTAGCATTATATATTTAATTTATGCATATTCACAGTGTCATGACTTGGCAACGGGGGGTCAcaatgaaaaccgcaaaaatagAATTACCGCAAACATTTTAGTTATACAGCATATTAGGTTGGGCCACTTActtatgatgatgaagatgaagatgatgaagattatattgatgatgatattgatgatgatattgatttTGTTTATCTGAATCCTTGTTCATTCATTGGTGGTGATCATATTAATGATGATCATCTTGATGCTTTTTCTACTGTCCAAAAGATCAATTCTCCAATATATTCCACAGGATTGTTACCTGGAGGATGACATGACATCCATGTACTATGCTGCCAAGTCCCTGATGTCAGTCCAGGCTCTGTATGGCATCATCCCTACTGTCTGTGGGAAAGGGGACTGTGCTCGGGTAAGAACTCACGGAATGCCTATCATATTAGTTACAGTACTTATAACCATCATGTATGTAGTTTTGAAAAGTCTCAGGAAGAAGTCGAAATCCCCTGTGAATAGACCAATCCTATGGCCCCACCAAGTCttgtcaaaatgtagaaatgtagaaGAAaagcatttaaaaaaatggaaatatttgatggacatgcaTCCACTGTCTTATTGGCCATACTGGTAATTGCTatgctatcattggtcaaacttcTAATTGTAACGGACAGTTAAGATTGCTCTACAGTTTCGGTCCTTAAGAAGTACTAGTAAAAAGCCTAACTGAAAAATCCATTTATCAAAAATTCCAATGTAAAAATAGATCAAAATAATCATGCATATTAATCTAAACAGAATTTCATCTTTTGTTTTTAGGTTTATGTCTTTGGCTGTGATTTACAAGATTGTTAATGATATCTTAAGTTAAATAATAAATAAgttaaaagcaaaacaaaagtcATGTTTACGTTTGATTTTTGCCTCTATGAGTTTTGACATATTTGcatctacattgtgtatcctaAAATTTTTGTCTTAGAAAATTCCAGAAACTACTATTCAAATTGCTTTTCCCTCAGCATGTAGCAGACATGATGTTGCGGATGCGGCGTGAGCTGGCAGGAACCGAACCCCAGATCACCCCGCAGATCGACTGTCTCCTGCTACTGGACAGGACTGTGGACCTcatgacccccctccccacacagctCACGTACGAGGGGCTCATCGATGAGATCTTTGGCATCAACAACAGTACGTCAAACCTTGTTGCAAAGACGAAGCAAAAATACAAGTGTTTGAATTTTTCAAGACTATACTGTAGTTTTTACTCCTTACTATTGATAGTCTCATGCAAACAAAATAGCCTTTGTTAGAgagagtacatgtattgtagagATGATTGCTGCTATTGTTGTCTATTTGACTTTGTCGCTAGTAATATGCATAAGGTAgcgaagtctgccatctctgattgccttgttatGTAGCTTCAGCAAAACTGCCTCTAGAGAAATTTGCTGCTATTATTAAGAGGGTTGCTAAGCAATATGGGTAAGgtagtgaagtctgccatctctgatcacCTTGATCACCTTGTTGTTTCCATGTACAGTAGCTTCAGTTAAGCTGCTTACAGAGAAATTTGCTGCTATAactatcaatatacatgtaatcagaAGGGTTAGCAGTTTAGGCATTAACTTAAGCAAgagaagtctgccatctctgatcacCTTACTGTTTCCATGTAGCTTCAGTAAAACTTCCTCCAGAGAAGTTCGCATCCTCGAAGCAGCAGACAGGAGGGCCCCAGGAGATGCCCATGGAAGGGTTGCTAAGCAGTATGAGTAAGgtagtgaagtctgccatctctaatCGCCTTGTTGTTTATAGCTTCAGTAAAACTTCCTCCAGAGAAGTTTGCGTCCTCGAAGCAGCAGACAGGAGGGCCCCAGGAGATGCCCATGGAAGGGTTGCTAAGCAACTTATGAGTAAGgtagtgaagtctgccatcttaATCGCCTTGTTGTTTATAGCTTCAGTAAACTTCCTCCAGAGAAGTTTGCGTCCTCGAAGCAGCAGACAGGAGGGCCCCAGGAGATGCCCACAGAACCCAAGAAGCTGGTGCTGAACTCAGCGGAAGAGCTGTACGCTGAGGCACGAGACAGAAACTTCCACGCCATCGGTCCCTTACTCAGCAGGAAGGCCAAGCTCATATCTGCTCAGTTTGAGGTCAGTTCAGTTTAGTCCATATCAAGACCCTCTTGAAATGTTAACATGAATTATTATTTAATATGATTATTTGCAAATGTTTTGCTTGTTATTACGTCTCCAAAATCATTGTTAttttacacacatacaaataaatCTTTATCACAATTAGAGGACGCCATCTTCCTATTAGTTTTACATGTTACTGGTAAACCAACTCACGTTATAAAAATTCTACATTTGTGCTTACGCTAAATGTgatgatatacacatgtaacaagaCATAACTACAACTGGAATAAGGATAGGACTctttatttttgtcaatatgTATCGCAGGTCCTTTAACGTGCTTAACACCTTTTTAATgttatggtacatttttactGCTCTCAGTATACAGAACACCATAGTCATCCAATAGTACTGAAAGTAAATGTTTGATGTACAATGCAGGAGAGACATGGTGCTAAGACAGTTGGTGAAATCAAGCAGTTTGTGTCCAGACTTCCCCACATGCAGGCAGCAAAAATATCTCTCGCCAATCGTAAGTCATGAAATTTTTTATCACCAGGTCAGAGAAGAAACTACATGTTTGTTCTGATCTGATATTGCAGCTTTACATACAGGTCTTAGTCttaatgtatattttgaaatgtttccaGTGGTTTTATTCACACTGTTTTCGCAGTGTCTTTTCGCTGCAGTATTATTTTGATTGTGAGCTTGGAACAATTAGAAAACCATGCACCTTACCACTTCTGCTctaaattaaatcccagcaacAACAAACAGACTTACAGTGGTTCTAGGGTGATTTTTGTCCAAACATGAAAATCAATTCAGTACCTGCAGGACTTTGTGCAATACCTTTTTTTGACATTGTATGCTTGTGTCATTTACAATTACAGATTTTATATTAGCATTAATTACAGATTTATTACATGTAACCTAATTAACGGTTACTATATAATATACCCTCTTACCCAGACACAACAATAGCAGAAATGATCAAGGAAGTCACCGATTCAGACCATTTCATGGAATCTCTCACAGTGCAACAAGGTAAGGATCATACAAAAGAACCTTAATATGGAACTATACACATATAACTTAGAAGTGGTATCACATCCGCTTTGCAGTTGTAAAATTTAGGCATAAGTATCATCAAGCTTAGTTTAGAGCTTTGCATAGAAGAAGGCCTCCCTAGACTAGTTGGAATAATTGTTGTTTGAAAAAAGTATGTAGTACTACATAATTCCCATGTTAGTGTGCTGTGAAGACTGAAAGTGAAACTTCAGTGGCTCTGTTTCTGGCATATTTGCCATAAACATATTCTTTTGTTTCTAGAGTTTTTGAATGGCATTGACACGGACAAGGTGAACCCCTATATTGAAGACTGCATAGCAAGAAAGGAACCAATCATCAAGGTAAATCCTGACTTTAACAACAATAGGAAATATACTTTACTTTATACTTTCTATACAAAGAATATTGTCTTTTTATAAAGAGTCTCACCTATCTGTTATCAGTTGTTGTTTCTATAAGTTTACTGTTAAATGCAGGGAAATAGCAGTAAAACGTGCTTGCACCTTGTtctgcaacaaaacattttagTAAATTTTTACATGTTGTGTTAAACAACAGGAGGCTTGTAAAAGGCCCAAACATAACGTTCTAACACAACAAGATTTTACTTGCAAGATGTTTACCagatgtgtctgtctgtattgtTGACAGATTCTGCGGTTGGTGTGTATCCAGTCCGTAGCTAACAATGGTATGAAACAGAAGactctggactattacaagagggAGATCCTACAGGTAAGTTTACAAGACATTGTCCATGTTACAGTATTTATATGATAAGTACAGTAGATAAGTTACAATGACCATGTTAGCTAATAGacttcagcagctgctgtagAATGGCAAAGTGAAACTCCTTATAAAGCATANNNNNNNNNNNNNNNNNNNNNNNNNNNNNNNNNNNNNNNNNNNNNNNNNNNNNNNNNNNNNNNNNNNNNNNNNNNNNNNNNNNNNNNNNNNNNNNNNNNNNNNNNNNNNNNNNNNNNNNNNNNNNNNNNNNNNNNNNNNNNNNNNNNNNNNNNNNNNNNNNNNNNNNNNNNNNNNNNNNNNNNNNNNNNNNNNNNNNNNNNNNNNNNNNNNNNNNNNNNNNNNNNNNNNNNNNNNNNNNNNNNNNNNNNNNNNNNNNNNNNNNNNNNNNNNNNNNNNNNNNNNNNNNNNNNNNNNNNNNNNNNNNNNNNNNNNNNNNNNNNNNNNNNNNNNNNNNNNNNNNNNNNNNNNNNNNNNNNNNNNNNNNNNNNNCAGTAAAATATATGGAATTTTCAGTAGGCTAACCTTGATTCTGTCTGTTTCCAGACTTACGGCTATGAGCACCTTATCACCCTGAATAACCTGGACAGAGCGGGGCTACTGACAGTACAGAACTAGAGGACATACCCACCCTCACGTAAAACAC contains:
- the LOC118426055 gene encoding LOW QUALITY PROTEIN: vacuolar protein sorting-associated protein 33A-like (The sequence of the model RefSeq protein was modified relative to this genomic sequence to represent the inferred CDS: substituted 1 base at 1 genomic stop codon), with protein sequence MAASHLSGGRVNLAILREAARKELLECLDKCDGTKAVVWDEQLTGPFGLIAEYSLLKEHEVDKMFQLRPGRMPAANVNNIIFLCRPKLALMEIVAQNILKEEETGGSRKEFHIFFVPRKSLLCEQKLKELGVYGTFSNVDEYTLDLIPFDSDLLSMEIDSTFRDCYLEDDMTSMYYAAKSLMSVQALYGIIPTVCGKGDCARHVADMMLRMRRELAGTEPQITPQIDCLLLLDRTVDLMTPLPTQLTYEGLIDEIFGINNTSVKLPPEKFASSKQQTGGPQEMPTEPKKLVLNSAEELYAEARDRNFHAIGPLLSRKAKLISAQFEERHGAKTVGEIKQFVSRLPHMQAAKISLANHTTIAEMIKEVTDSDHFMESLTVQQEFLNGIDTDKVNPYIEDCIARKEPIIKILRLVCIQSVANNGMKQKTLDYYKREILQTYGYEHLITLNNLDRAGLLTVQNXRTYPPSRKTLRLMVDDVSEQNPNDISYVFSGYAPLSVRLAQFLARPGWRSIEEVLRILPGPTFEEAQRIPVGLRKKRTSVGGGSESPKVTLVYFLGGVTYAEIAALRFLSQQEDSLSDYIIATTKIINGHTWLEGLMDTLCPAPFPDSSSTSKSKGRR